Genomic DNA from Nocardioides aquaticus:
GAGGAGGGCGTGGGCCGCCGCGAGTCGCTGCGCAAGGCCCTCGAGCTCAAGGACTACGAGTTCAACGCGCTCGGGGTCGAGCTCGGCCAGCGGTACGCCTCGCGGGCCGTGGTCGGCGACGGCACGCCCGAGCCGGCCTACGACCGCGACCCCGAGCTGCACCACCACCCCACGACCTGGCCCGGGGCGCGCCTGCCGCACTGCTGGCTCGGCGACCGCGGGCGGCGCGTGAGCACGCACGACCTCGCCGGCAAGGGCGTCTTCACCCTGCTGACGGGCGTCACCGGCGCCCCCTGGGTCGAGGCCGCCCGCCAGGCCGCCGCCGAGCTCGGGATCGAGGTGCGCGCCTTCGTCATCGGGCCGAAGGCCGACTACAGCGACCTGTACGACGACTGGGCCCGGCTGCGCGAGGTCGGCGAGGACGGCTGCGTGCTGGTCCGCCCGGACGCCCACGTCGCCTGGCGCGCCGCCGGCCTCGTCGACGACCCCGCCGAGGCGCTCACCGACACGCTGCGTGCCGTCCTGGCGCGCTGACCCACCCGGTTTCCCACCCCCGCGGTGGGAATGGCTCGCCGCGTGAGTCGTTGGGTCTAGACAGCCGCCGCCGGCACGGAGGCGGCCGATCACAGTCCCACCGCAAGGAGTCACCATGTCGAAGGTCATCATCGTCGGAGCGCACGGCAAGGTCGCCCGTCTCGCCGCCCCTCGCCTCGTCGCCGCAGGTCACGAGGTCACCGGCGTGATCCGCAAGGAGGAGCAGGCCGACGCGATCCGCGAGATCGGCGCCGAGCCGCTGGTCGCCGACGTCGAGTCCGCCTCGACCGACGAGATCACCCGCGTGGTCACCGGCCACGACGTCGTCGTCTGGTCCGCCGGCGCCGGCGGCGGCAGCCCGGAGCGCACCTGGGCGCTGGACCGCGACGCCGCGATCCGCACCATCGACGCGGCCGTCGCCGCCGGCGTCCCGCGGTTCGTGATGGTGTCCTACTTCGGCGCCGGGCCCGACCACGGCGTCGACCCGGAGCAGGACTTCTTCGCCTACGCCGAGTCCAAGACCCAGGCCGACGCGCACTTGTCCGCCTCGGACCTGGCCTGGACGATCCTGCGCCCCTCGGGCCTCACCGAGGAGGCCGGCACCGGCGGCATCGAGACCGGCCCCGGCGTCACCGGCGGCCAGGTCGCCCGCGCGACGGTGGCCGACGTGATCGCCGCGGCGGTCGACGCCCCCGACGCCGCCAAGGGCGTCACGCTGGAGTTCAACGACGGCGACCAGCAGGTCGCCGACGTCTTCGCCTGACGAGGACGGCGCCGCCCGGGCGATAGGTTCGGGCGGTGCAGACGGACGTCGTGACCCCTCGTGGCTGACCCCGACGAGGGCGTCACGCCCGACGGGCTGATCCGCACCGGCGTCTCCCGCGACCGGGTCCCGGCGGCGTTCGAGCCCCTGCTGGCCGACGCCGTCGGGCTGGTCGGCACCGTCCCCGACGCGTCGCTGCTGCTCTACGGGTCGGTCGCGACCGGGACCACCGACCCAGCCCGCTCCGACGTCGACCTGCTCTCCATCGGGCTGTCGACGGAGCGGGCCGAGGTCCTCGGTCAGCGGCTGGGCGCCCGGTACGCCGACCGCTGCCGCAGCGTCGACGTCGTCCCGGTCGAGGCCGGGACGTTCGCCGGCGAGGGCGACGAGGCGTACGGCTGGCGGGTCCTCCTCCGGCACTACTGCCTCCCCCTGGTCGGTCCCACCCCCGACGAGGTCGTCGCCGACCTCGCGCCGGGGTACGCCGCCGACGCCCGCGCGGCCCGCGGCTTCAACGGCGACCTCGCCCAGCACCTCGAGCGCTGGCGCGCCGAGGTCGACGACCCGACCACGTCGACCGGGCTGCTCGCGGTGAAGGTCGCCCGCAAGACGCTGCTGGCGCTGACCGGGCTGGTCAGCGTGCACGACGGCACCTGGACGACCGACCGCGCGAAGGCGGCCGGTCGGTGGTCCGGGGTGGAGCCGGCGTACGCCGCCGAGCTGGCCCGCCTGCTCGGCTGGAGCGCCAGCGCCCGCCGCCCCACCGGCCGTCGACCCGAGCAGCGCGACCTGGTGCGCGCACTGGAGGACGACGGCGTGGTGGGGATGGTGGCGTCGCGGTTCGGCGTGCTCGTGGGGATGTGGGGCGCCACGGGGTCCTGACCGGTCCGCGGCTCGTATGCTCGCCCGCATGTGTCCCACGTCACCCGCCGTCCCCCGGACTGCGTCGCGCCGACCGTGAGGCGGTTCCGCTGGGGCCACTACCTCAAGACGAGCCTCTGGGTCGTGCCGCTGGGCTGCGTCGTCGTGGGAGCCGCGACCTCGGTGCTCACCACGTCGGTCGACGACGGCACCCTGGTCCCGCAGAGCATCAGCGGCGACCCTAACGCGGCGCTGCAGATCCTGTACCTGATCGCCTTCTCGATGCTCACGCTCACCGGCCTGGTGCTCTCGCTGCTGGTGGTCGCGGTGCAGCTCGCGATGGGTACGTTCTCCCCGCGCATCGTCCGCCAGATCCTGCAGGACCGGCCCAGCCAGGCCGCGATCGGACTCTTCGCCGGCACCTTCACCCACGCCATGCTGGCCATGCGGGCCGTGGACATCGAGCCCGACGGCGGCGGCAAGGTGCCCGGCCTCGCGGTGGTGGTGGCCATCGTCCTGGTGCTGGCCTGCATCGGCACCCTGGTCTGGTACCTCAACCACATCACCCAGTCGCTGCGGACCGCGGCGCTGGTCGGGTGGGTCACCCGGGACACGCTCACCACGCTGGACCGGATGTACCCCGACCACGGGCCCGCGCAGGAGCTCGACCCGGCGCTCGTCCCGGCGCCCCGGAGCGGGGTCGTGTTCACCATCGGCCACGACCGGCTCGTCGCCCTCGCCGAGCGCGCGGACTGCTGCTTCGAGGTCCTCTCCACGGTCGGCGACTTCGTCCCCGTCGGCGCCGCCCTGGTGCGGGTGCACGGCGAGGCCGGGCCGCAGGTGCGCGACGAGGCGGCGCGCACCATCGTCCTGGGCCCGGAGCGGACGCTGAACCAGGACGTGGCGTACGGCATCCGCCTCCTGGTCGACATCGCCGAGCGCTCGCTGACGGGCGGGCCGTTCTCCGACCCGACCACGTCGGTGCAGGCGATCGACCGGATCCACGACATCCTGCGCCACATGGTGCGGCGCCCGATGCACGACGGCCGCTTCCACGACCGGTCCGGCACGCTGCGGCTCACGGTGCCGACGATGCAGTGGAACGGCTTCGTCCAGCTCGCCTTCGACGAGATCCGTCAGGTCGGCGCGGGGTCGCCGCAGGTGTCCCGCCGCCTCACCGCCGCCCTGCAGGACCTGCTGTCCATCGCCCCCGAGGAGCGCCGCCCGCCGTTAGAGCGGCAGCTCGCATCGTTGGGCGAGCTGGTCTCGTACGCGGCCAACACCGACGCCGACCGGGATGACGGGATGGTCCCCGACCCGGCCGGCATCGGGTCTGCGGCGGTGCTGGTGACGCCGCCGTCGTCAGCGTCTGAGTAGGGCGGGTTCAGAGCGCCGCGTAGAGCGCCTGCTCGAAGTCGCCGTAGAGCTGCAGCGCCTCGCGCTCGATGAACGGCAGCGAGTTGGTGTAGATCGAGGCGCAGACTCCCGTGGTGCGGTCGATGAAGAAATGCGTGTTGAACAGCCCGGCCCACGCCCCCGTGCCGGCCCGTCGCCCGCCGGGGACGTCGACGGTGTTGAGCAGCAGCCCGTAGCCCCAGGTCCACCCCGGCCCGACCCGGAACGAGTCGGTGGTCCCCGGGTCGGCGGTGAGGATCTCCTCGGGGAAGCTCAGCCCGCGCAGCTGGTCGGAGAACGCCTCGTCGACGGTGGCCTGCTGCAGGATCCGCGCGCCGTCGAGCTCGCCGCCGCGCAGCAGCGCGCGCTCGAAGCGCATGTAGTCGCGCGGGGTGGAGAACAGGCCGTGGCCCCCGGCCCACCAGTCGGGCTCGTCGTTGAGGACGTTGCCGATCGAGCTCCAGGCTCCGTCCTCGCCGCGCACGTGCACCGCGACGGCGTTCGCCTTGCGGCCGTCGTCGAGGGCGAACATCGTGTCGTCCATCCCCAGCGGGCCGGCGATGTGCTCCTTGACCACCACGTCGAGCGTCGTCCCGGCGACCGACTCGACGACCTTGCCGAGCCAGTCGGTGTTGATGCCGTAGTTGAACCGCTCCCCGGGGTGGGCGACCATCGGCGCCCCAAGGGCGGCGGCGTCGCCGGGCACGACGTTGGGGGTGCCGGTCGCGGTCTCGTAGCGGGCGAGGTCCTCGTTCCAGAACCAGTAGCCCAGGCCGCTGGTGTGGGTGAGGAGGTGGTGCACGGTCGCCTTCGTGCGCGGCTCGACCAGCCGCGGCGTGTCGCCGTCCCATCCCTCGAGGACCTTGATGTCGACGAACTGCGGGCAGTACTCCTCGACCGGGGCGTCGAAGTCGAGCTCCCCGCGCTCACGCTGCTGCAGCGCCGCGGTGGTGCAGACCATCTTGGTCATCGACATGATCCGGAACTGGGTGCTGGTGGTGACGTCCTCCTCCGCCTCCCCGACGACGCGCGGCCCGACGCCGGCCTCGTAGAAGACGCCGTCGGCGTCCGCGGCGATGGCCGCGACGTGGGGTACGGCGCCGCCGTCCACGGCCGCCTGCAGCACGCGGTCGATGCCGCTCCCGTCGATGGTCCTGGTCATGGTGGGTGCCTCCCGGTCCGTGTCCCGGCCTTTCCGGGCCCGTCCAGCCACCGTGGCACCAATGACGCAGGTGTGACACCCGTCACACGGACAGGATTTGCCGGCGGTCGAGGAGCGAGCGCAGCGAGCGTCTCGAGACCTCACTCCCGGCTGACGACCAGACGCGGCCGAGCCCCACCTGCTCTTGCAGCCGGGGAGTCACGACGCCGGTTGTCCCGGTCGCGGTTCTCGCGATCGATGGCCTCCTGGTAGGCCAGCGGCGGAAAGCCACCGAACTCGAGGTCCCCCCGACGCATCACCTCGCGACTCACCACGTTGTCCTGGACGACGAGAGCGAACAGCTCACGGTTGTCACGTCGGCAGCCGACGATGATGCCGTCGAGGTGGTGGTCGAAGGTGAACCCAGCGAGCTGAGGATGGCTGACACCGGCTGCGATCGCATCCGGTCCCAGCAGGTGGTCGACCAGGTAGATCAACCACCGCGTCGGCTCGTAGAACTTCTCGTTGCCGTCGAAGGAGAGGCAGCAGCCCTCCCCGCATGCGGCCCACTGGCAGTAGAGCTGTGGCTTGCCGGGGCCGAGCTCGCTCCTGCGCTCGATCGAAAGGTCGTCGGGCGCCATCGGGTTGCCGCGGACGTCGTACGGGGACCCGCCGTGGTCGCAGTGCCGCGTCCACCTGAAAGCCTCCAGATAAGCGCGCTCTGCTGCGTTGAGCGGCGGGCTGATGTCGAGGTGACCGACGAAGTCGGTGGTGTGTCCCATGGTCCCTCCCGGGGATCGGCGCGTGCACCGATGATGGGCGCGGCAGGGCACCGGGCGCGACCGCCCGCCGGCAGCCTGTGGACAACCGGACGCACGACCCTGGTGTCTCGGGGCATGGTCGGCCGATGGACGTCATCGATCTTCAACCCGTCGTCATCGAGCCGTTCGAGCTGCGCTCGCCCGCCGACCTCATGGCCGAGGTCGCGAGGCTCGTCGACCTCACGGTCGGGTGCGCGTACGCCGTGCTCGTCCTGGACCCCTCCGGTCGTCAGCAGGTGGCCGAGGCCGCGGTGCTGCCGATCGACTCGAGGCTGGACCGCGCGAGCGAGGCGGAACGCCGGCAGCTGAAGACGTACGTCGAGGTGCTGACGGATCGGTGGCAGCACGAGCGCACGGGAACGTGGCCCTCGCCCATGAGGGCCAAGCTCGTCACCGTGGTCGTCCGGGAGGGCCTGTGCGTGTGGACCCCCACCGAGTGGGCCTGGGCGAAGTTCTGGCGGTACGGCATCCGGCCCGTCTCGGCCGGCGAGGTCGTCGTGGTGACCGAGCACGGGTGGTGCGACCTGATGACGAAGCACGCCGACCACCGGCCGGCGGCGGCGCCGCCGGTCGGTCACGCTGACCCGATGCCTACCGACGACTTGACCTCCCTGACGACCCAGATCCGCGCCGAGATCGGCGAGGACCCCGGCGCTTGGCCTGGCGGGTACCCGCAGGAGATCGAGGCGTGCCTGATCGACGCGGTCCTGTCGATCCGCGCTCGGTACGGAGCGACAGCTGACACGGGCGTACGCAAGCGGGTCCGCGACTACAGAACTGCCGAGGCTCGCGGCGCCGTCGACGATCTCTCCGTGCTGGCGGACAAGTCGGAGGCGGCGCTACTGGCGGTCACGGGTCACCAGAAGCTCAGCGGAGGTGCCACCAAGGCCGCCGCGATCATCGCGGCCGCCCGGGCACTGAAGGACGTGGGCGTCGTGAAGGCCGACGACCTGACCGACCGCCACGACGAGGCGAAGCGGGCCTACTGCTCCGTCAAGGGTCTCGGCTGGGTGACGTTCGAGTACTTCACGATGCTGGCGGGCCACCCCGGCGTGAAGGCCGACACCTGGGTGGTGCGGTACGTCGACCGGGCGGTCGGCCGCCCGGTGGACACGAAGACAGCTCGCACCCTGGTGCACGAGGCGGCCGCGGAGCTCGACCACGACGCGAGCGCGCTCGACCACGCGATCTGGAAGTACGAGCGCACGCCCCGCTGACGTCCTCATCAGGCTGCCCGACCGCTGACCGGGAGCGCCGTCGACAGCGGCTGCACCCACCAGTCGAAACAGGCGTACACCTCGATGTGCCAGTCGGGGTACTGGTCGCTGGTCCCGTAGCCGGGACGGCCGTCCCCGGGGTGCACCACGAGGGCGGTCAGCGTCGGCTCGTCGGCCTCGCGACAGATGTGCTCGACCAGCAGCAGGACGTAGTGCATGAGGTCGCGTCGCACCTCGTCGTAGAGGCCGACGCAGACCGCGACCTCGCTGAACGTCGCGGTCGTCCTCCGTTGGGCGGCCATGATGAGCGCTGCCCTCGCCAGGGGCGCGAGGAGCCACACCTGCTCCTGCTGCTCGACCCTCACCGGAGCTCTGGCCCGGCGGCCAGGAGCGTCGCCCTCGCACGCTCGTACTTGTCCTTGAGCTTCGCCGCTTTGGCTGGCTCGGTCTCGGCCAGCGCGGGGTTCGAGGCCAGGTTGTGCGCGTTGTCAGCCAGCTTCACGACCCGGCCGAGCGGGTGGGCGGCGGCGCGGGCGATCGTGTCGTCGTAGTGCTCGCCCTCCACCTTGGTGACGGACACGACCGCGTCGACCACCGCTTGCGGGACACCGAGGTCCGACAGGCTCGTCGCCGTGTGGTGGGTGTCCTCGATGATGTCGTGCAGCAGCCCCGCCATCTCGGCGTCGATCCCGTGCTCACGCAGAGCGCGTGCAATCGGCTCGAGGTGGGCCTCGTAGTAGTCGCGCCCCTGCTTGTCGCGCTGGCCCGCGTGGGCCTCTCGCGCGAGCGCGCGCACGTCGTCCAGGTCCATCTGTGGTCCCCTCATATCCCTAGTCGTCGCGCCACGTCGTCGCCGGCCACGCGCCGCAGCACGTCCGGGTCACCGACGACCGTCAACGAGTCCGTCGCCCGCGACATCCCGACGTACAGGCGCTCCCGCGCGCGGTCGCGCTCGCCGCCCTCGTTGACGCAGAGCACGACGGCGGCCCGCTCGAGACCCTTCGAGCCGAGCACGTGGCCGTAGAAGACGTCGTCGCCCTCCCAGAAGCTGCGCCAGTAGCCGGTCTTG
This window encodes:
- a CDS encoding serine hydrolase domain-containing protein, with the translated sequence MTRTIDGSGIDRVLQAAVDGGAVPHVAAIAADADGVFYEAGVGPRVVGEAEEDVTTSTQFRIMSMTKMVCTTAALQQRERGELDFDAPVEEYCPQFVDIKVLEGWDGDTPRLVEPRTKATVHHLLTHTSGLGYWFWNEDLARYETATGTPNVVPGDAAALGAPMVAHPGERFNYGINTDWLGKVVESVAGTTLDVVVKEHIAGPLGMDDTMFALDDGRKANAVAVHVRGEDGAWSSIGNVLNDEPDWWAGGHGLFSTPRDYMRFERALLRGGELDGARILQQATVDEAFSDQLRGLSFPEEILTADPGTTDSFRVGPGWTWGYGLLLNTVDVPGGRRAGTGAWAGLFNTHFFIDRTTGVCASIYTNSLPFIEREALQLYGDFEQALYAAL
- a CDS encoding nucleotidyltransferase domain-containing protein — translated: MADPDEGVTPDGLIRTGVSRDRVPAAFEPLLADAVGLVGTVPDASLLLYGSVATGTTDPARSDVDLLSIGLSTERAEVLGQRLGARYADRCRSVDVVPVEAGTFAGEGDEAYGWRVLLRHYCLPLVGPTPDEVVADLAPGYAADARAARGFNGDLAQHLERWRAEVDDPTTSTGLLAVKVARKTLLALTGLVSVHDGTWTTDRAKAAGRWSGVEPAYAAELARLLGWSASARRPTGRRPEQRDLVRALEDDGVVGMVASRFGVLVGMWGATGS
- a CDS encoding DUF2254 domain-containing protein; amino-acid sequence: MSHVTRRPPDCVAPTVRRFRWGHYLKTSLWVVPLGCVVVGAATSVLTTSVDDGTLVPQSISGDPNAALQILYLIAFSMLTLTGLVLSLLVVAVQLAMGTFSPRIVRQILQDRPSQAAIGLFAGTFTHAMLAMRAVDIEPDGGGKVPGLAVVVAIVLVLACIGTLVWYLNHITQSLRTAALVGWVTRDTLTTLDRMYPDHGPAQELDPALVPAPRSGVVFTIGHDRLVALAERADCCFEVLSTVGDFVPVGAALVRVHGEAGPQVRDEAARTIVLGPERTLNQDVAYGIRLLVDIAERSLTGGPFSDPTTSVQAIDRIHDILRHMVRRPMHDGRFHDRSGTLRLTVPTMQWNGFVQLAFDEIRQVGAGSPQVSRRLTAALQDLLSIAPEERRPPLERQLASLGELVSYAANTDADRDDGMVPDPAGIGSAAVLVTPPSSASE
- a CDS encoding SDR family oxidoreductase gives rise to the protein MSKVIIVGAHGKVARLAAPRLVAAGHEVTGVIRKEEQADAIREIGAEPLVADVESASTDEITRVVTGHDVVVWSAGAGGGSPERTWALDRDAAIRTIDAAVAAGVPRFVMVSYFGAGPDHGVDPEQDFFAYAESKTQADAHLSASDLAWTILRPSGLTEEAGTGGIETGPGVTGGQVARATVADVIAAAVDAPDAAKGVTLEFNDGDQQVADVFA
- a CDS encoding HD domain-containing protein gives rise to the protein MDLDDVRALAREAHAGQRDKQGRDYYEAHLEPIARALREHGIDAEMAGLLHDIIEDTHHTATSLSDLGVPQAVVDAVVSVTKVEGEHYDDTIARAAAHPLGRVVKLADNAHNLASNPALAETEPAKAAKLKDKYERARATLLAAGPELR